One genomic region from Arthrobacter sp. FB24 encodes:
- a CDS encoding IclR family transcriptional regulator, whose product MANSVSGDSVVDRVVRVIAAFPEGVNVLPLSELAGRAGLPLTTAHRLVRQLAGHGLLDVGAGGSVQLGLRLWELVNRNSPTLELRQAAMPFMEDIQQVLNQNVNLAVLDGWEALFVERLSRRGSVANRAQVAGRMPVHVSSAGLVLMANQPHAVQADYLAGFTDPAGRLTVEELRIQLGQAAHQGYAQLAGVVDPDTWGIAVPVMDRRKRTVAAIGVVVPLREMRLQALVPALQTAARGIGRRLAESQSPAELRVQT is encoded by the coding sequence ATGGCCAACTCGGTTTCCGGGGACTCTGTGGTGGACCGCGTGGTCCGCGTCATTGCCGCTTTTCCGGAGGGTGTGAACGTGCTTCCGCTTTCGGAACTCGCCGGGCGGGCGGGGCTGCCGCTCACCACGGCCCACCGGCTGGTGCGCCAACTGGCCGGACACGGCCTGCTGGACGTCGGTGCCGGCGGTTCGGTGCAACTGGGGCTCCGGCTCTGGGAGCTCGTTAACCGCAATTCGCCCACACTGGAACTGCGCCAGGCCGCCATGCCGTTCATGGAGGACATTCAGCAGGTGCTCAATCAGAACGTGAACCTTGCGGTGCTGGACGGCTGGGAAGCCCTTTTCGTCGAGCGGCTTTCCCGGCGCGGCTCGGTGGCGAACCGGGCGCAGGTCGCCGGCCGCATGCCCGTGCACGTGTCCTCGGCCGGGCTGGTCCTGATGGCCAACCAGCCGCACGCGGTCCAGGCGGACTACCTTGCGGGTTTCACGGATCCTGCCGGCAGGTTGACGGTGGAAGAACTGCGCATCCAGTTAGGCCAAGCTGCACACCAGGGGTACGCCCAGCTGGCCGGTGTGGTGGACCCGGACACCTGGGGCATTGCCGTTCCGGTGATGGACCGGAGGAAGCGGACGGTGGCTGCGATCGGCGTCGTGGTTCCCTTGCGTGAGATGCGCCTGCAGGCGCTGGTCCCGGCCCTGCAGACAGCCGCCCGCGGCATCGGCCGTCGTCTCGCTGAATCGCAGAGCCCTGCAGAGCTGCGGGTTCAGACCTAA
- a CDS encoding MFS transporter has protein sequence MSTTSLENKSRWPVWLCWLAMVLDGFDLVVLGTVIPTLIKTHDLGFDAVGATFAATISLVGVGLGALFIAPLSDRFGRRNLLVACVTWFSIFTIAVVFAPNVAVFSAFRLLAGLGLGACLPAALAYMNDYAPAGSAGKSTTRTMTGYHAGAVATAFLALMVIPDWRIMFVVGGLAGFVLVPFLWFKLPETLPAVISLPAPGKAAAREPAPAVEDRASFKDLGRKPYPLVAAGVAVASFMGLLLVYGLNTWLPQLMSSAGYTLSAGLSLLLVLNVGAVAGLVVAGILADKHGTKKIVLLWFGLSAVFLAVLSVKIQNELFLNAAVFVTGVFVFSSQVLVYAWVSQLFPPRLRGTALGFAAGVGRLGAILGPAVTGTLVAAGIAYPWGFYVFAAAAVLAVAALALVPQAVTAAAGKRTAVGPS, from the coding sequence ATGTCAACGACGTCGTTGGAAAACAAATCACGCTGGCCCGTCTGGCTCTGCTGGCTGGCCATGGTCCTGGACGGCTTTGACCTGGTAGTGCTTGGCACCGTCATCCCCACGCTCATCAAGACCCACGACCTTGGCTTCGACGCCGTGGGCGCCACCTTTGCTGCGACTATCTCCCTGGTGGGCGTGGGCCTCGGAGCGCTGTTCATTGCACCGCTTTCCGACCGATTCGGCCGACGGAACCTGCTGGTTGCCTGCGTTACGTGGTTCTCCATCTTCACCATTGCCGTGGTCTTTGCCCCCAACGTGGCAGTCTTCAGCGCCTTCAGGCTGCTGGCGGGCCTGGGGCTGGGCGCCTGCCTTCCCGCTGCTTTGGCCTACATGAACGATTACGCCCCCGCGGGATCCGCCGGCAAGTCCACCACCCGGACCATGACGGGCTACCACGCAGGCGCAGTGGCCACCGCCTTCCTGGCGCTCATGGTCATCCCTGACTGGCGCATCATGTTCGTAGTTGGCGGCCTTGCGGGCTTCGTGCTGGTCCCGTTCCTGTGGTTCAAGCTGCCGGAAACGCTGCCCGCCGTCATCTCCCTTCCGGCGCCCGGCAAGGCCGCGGCAAGAGAACCCGCTCCTGCGGTGGAAGACCGTGCCAGCTTCAAGGACCTCGGGCGGAAACCGTACCCGCTCGTGGCCGCCGGTGTGGCCGTGGCCTCGTTCATGGGCCTGCTGCTGGTGTACGGACTGAATACCTGGCTGCCGCAGCTCATGTCGTCCGCCGGCTACACGCTCAGCGCCGGGCTCTCCCTCCTGCTGGTCCTGAACGTGGGCGCCGTGGCGGGCCTGGTAGTGGCCGGTATCCTGGCGGACAAGCACGGAACCAAGAAGATCGTGCTTCTCTGGTTCGGGCTCTCCGCCGTGTTCCTGGCAGTACTTAGCGTGAAAATCCAGAACGAGCTGTTCCTGAACGCGGCCGTCTTCGTCACCGGGGTCTTCGTCTTCAGCTCACAGGTGCTGGTGTATGCCTGGGTGAGCCAGCTGTTCCCGCCGCGGCTGCGCGGCACCGCGCTGGGCTTCGCCGCAGGCGTCGGACGCCTGGGGGCCATCCTCGGTCCGGCCGTGACAGGCACCCTTGTGGCCGCCGGAATCGCTTACCCCTGGGGCTTCTATGTCTTTGCCGCCGCGGCCGTTCTCGCCGTTGCAGCCCTCGCCCTGGTCCCGCAGGCGGTCACCGCGGCGGCGGGCAAGCGGACCGCCGTCGGGCCTTCCTAA
- a CDS encoding molybdopterin oxidoreductase family protein → MVDRIADIWGARTPYAQGGRWPDRVDMVLQADIEAGEVDEWVQSACVLCSNGCGCDIAVKDGRMVGIRGRATDRVNHGRLGPKGLFGSWQGMQHQDRLTRPLIRENGRLVDTDWDTAMERIVARSKELLASKGPLSHGFYTSGQLFLEEYYALGIIGKAGIGTPHMDGNTRLCTATAAASLKESFGADGQPGSYADIDECDAVFLYGHNMAETQTVLWSRLLDRLSGPNPPRLVCVDPRETEVARAAEVHLPVRPGTNLALMNGLIRELFVNGWIDQDYIDAHTLNVGQLRGVVDKWTPERVAEVCGVEASDVRRAAAIFGASERVLSTVLQGFYQSAHATASACQVNNLHLLRGQLGRPGCGILQMNGQPTAQNNRECGADGDLPGFRNWENPEHVKELARIWNIDPSVIPDWSPPTHAMQIFRYAEQGSVGFLWISATNPAVSMPQLARIRDILRKESLFLVVQDIYLSETAQYADVVLPCAGWGEKTGTFTNVDRTVHLSEKAVDPPGEARSDLDVFLDYARRMDFRDKDGGPLLDWTGPQDGFEAWKECTRGRPCDYTGLSYELLRGASGVQWPYNDEHREGTERLYTDGHFPTDPAYCESFGHDLLTGATVGSTTYKASVQSGKAWFKALDYTPPHEEPDEDYPFRYTTGRTVYHFHTRTKTGRSKPLNDAAPAPWLEMSREDAGKLGVAEGDMVRVASRRGTLELPVRVADIRPGCVFAPFHYGYWDTAGPDEGGRPRAANELTLTEWDPVSKQPVFKNAAVRLEKIPGQGPA, encoded by the coding sequence ATGGTTGACCGTATTGCCGACATCTGGGGCGCCCGCACACCTTACGCCCAGGGAGGACGATGGCCCGACCGCGTCGACATGGTGCTGCAGGCGGACATCGAGGCAGGCGAGGTCGATGAATGGGTGCAGTCCGCCTGCGTTCTCTGCAGCAACGGCTGCGGATGCGACATCGCCGTCAAGGACGGCCGGATGGTGGGCATCCGGGGACGGGCCACAGACCGGGTCAACCATGGCCGGCTTGGGCCCAAGGGCCTGTTTGGCAGCTGGCAGGGAATGCAGCACCAGGACCGCCTGACCCGGCCGCTGATCCGCGAGAATGGCCGCTTGGTTGACACGGACTGGGACACGGCCATGGAACGCATCGTGGCCCGAAGTAAGGAGCTGCTTGCCTCGAAAGGTCCGTTGAGCCATGGGTTCTACACCAGCGGACAGTTGTTCCTGGAGGAATACTACGCACTGGGCATCATCGGCAAAGCCGGAATCGGCACGCCGCACATGGACGGCAACACACGACTGTGCACCGCCACTGCGGCCGCATCGCTGAAGGAAAGCTTCGGCGCGGACGGACAGCCCGGCAGCTATGCGGACATCGACGAATGCGATGCCGTGTTCCTCTACGGACACAACATGGCAGAGACCCAGACTGTCCTCTGGAGCCGTCTCCTGGACCGCTTGTCCGGGCCAAACCCGCCGCGGCTTGTCTGTGTGGATCCCCGCGAAACGGAGGTTGCCAGGGCGGCGGAGGTCCATCTGCCCGTCAGGCCGGGCACCAACCTGGCACTCATGAACGGCCTGATCCGCGAACTGTTCGTCAACGGCTGGATTGACCAGGACTACATCGACGCGCACACCCTCAACGTCGGTCAGCTGCGCGGCGTGGTGGACAAGTGGACGCCCGAACGGGTGGCCGAAGTCTGCGGCGTGGAAGCCTCGGACGTCCGCAGGGCCGCGGCAATCTTTGGTGCCAGTGAACGGGTCCTGTCCACGGTCCTGCAGGGGTTCTACCAGTCCGCCCACGCCACAGCCTCCGCCTGCCAGGTCAACAACCTTCACCTGCTCCGCGGCCAGCTGGGCAGGCCGGGGTGCGGAATCCTGCAAATGAACGGCCAGCCAACTGCGCAGAACAACCGGGAATGCGGGGCCGACGGCGACCTCCCGGGCTTCCGGAACTGGGAGAATCCGGAACATGTGAAGGAACTCGCGCGCATCTGGAACATCGATCCGTCCGTCATCCCGGACTGGTCGCCACCTACCCACGCGATGCAGATCTTCCGCTACGCGGAGCAGGGATCCGTCGGCTTCCTCTGGATATCGGCCACCAACCCGGCCGTCTCAATGCCCCAGCTCGCCAGGATCCGTGACATATTGCGCAAGGAGAGCCTGTTCCTCGTGGTGCAGGACATCTACCTCTCCGAAACTGCGCAATATGCCGACGTCGTTCTTCCGTGCGCGGGCTGGGGAGAGAAGACCGGAACCTTCACGAATGTGGACCGCACGGTCCACCTTTCGGAGAAGGCGGTTGACCCGCCCGGCGAAGCACGCAGCGACCTGGACGTCTTCCTGGACTACGCCCGCCGCATGGATTTCAGGGACAAGGACGGCGGGCCCCTGCTGGACTGGACCGGCCCCCAAGACGGTTTTGAGGCATGGAAGGAATGCACACGCGGCCGCCCCTGCGACTACACCGGCCTGAGCTACGAGCTGCTCCGCGGCGCCAGCGGCGTCCAATGGCCATACAATGACGAACACCGGGAAGGCACCGAACGGCTGTACACCGACGGGCACTTTCCCACCGATCCGGCCTACTGCGAATCATTCGGACACGACCTGCTCACAGGCGCCACCGTAGGTTCCACGACTTACAAAGCGAGCGTCCAGTCAGGGAAGGCCTGGTTCAAGGCACTTGACTACACACCCCCGCACGAAGAACCTGATGAGGACTACCCGTTCCGGTACACCACCGGCCGTACGGTCTACCACTTCCACACCAGGACAAAAACCGGACGCAGCAAGCCGTTGAACGACGCCGCTCCCGCGCCGTGGTTGGAGATGTCCCGGGAGGACGCCGGAAAGCTCGGGGTGGCGGAGGGCGACATGGTCCGTGTGGCGTCGCGCCGGGGCACGCTGGAACTGCCGGTGCGGGTGGCGGATATCAGGCCTGGGTGCGTTTTCGCCCCGTTCCATTACGGTTATTGGGATACCGCCGGCCCCGACGAGGGCGGCCGGCCACGGGCAGCCAATGAACTGACGCTAACGGAGTGGGATCCAGTGTCCAAACAGCCCGTCTTCAAGAACGCGGCCGTGCGGCTTGAAAAGATCCCCGGGCAGGGGCCGGCATGA
- a CDS encoding FUSC family protein: protein MKLFAEMFTIAPGNKDHQVAIRCAVGVFVPLIILVLIGRSDLAIFASFGAFTGIYGRGEMHRKRLFIQVRAGSLMLLVILLATLSARAGQALGLSDAASTWAQVAATTVVAGACSLVIALWRHRPAGSLFHIFAFAAVASIPSQPPLWQCMLVAILTTVFCLLVGISSRLVRSRRTPWSMPEPARLTPDEKRAAWLEAVGYIVAAGLAGTLSTLVGQRLGFGHNYWAMVAAVVPLVGRTTRHRVARGIQRIIGTVLGLIVLAGVLLLNPAPWQMVLVIAACQFGAEMFIARQYVLAQIFVTPLALSATLLAAPAAPQVLLRDRIVETVIGAAVGIAVVVAPAVWRRMRARSGARPLSA, encoded by the coding sequence GTGAAGCTGTTCGCCGAGATGTTCACGATTGCCCCCGGCAATAAGGACCATCAGGTCGCGATCCGGTGCGCAGTTGGTGTCTTTGTTCCGCTGATCATCCTTGTCCTGATAGGCCGCAGCGACCTGGCAATCTTTGCCTCTTTTGGCGCCTTCACCGGAATCTACGGCCGCGGGGAGATGCACCGGAAGCGGCTCTTCATCCAGGTGCGCGCCGGCTCGCTCATGCTGCTCGTCATATTGCTGGCAACCCTGTCCGCCCGCGCCGGCCAGGCCCTGGGGCTGTCGGACGCCGCGAGCACCTGGGCGCAGGTGGCGGCCACCACCGTGGTGGCCGGGGCGTGTTCGCTGGTGATCGCCTTGTGGCGGCACCGGCCGGCGGGCTCGTTGTTCCATATCTTTGCCTTCGCTGCCGTCGCGTCGATTCCCAGCCAGCCGCCGCTCTGGCAATGCATGCTTGTCGCCATCCTCACCACCGTGTTCTGCCTGCTGGTCGGCATTTCCTCCCGCCTCGTGCGGAGCCGGCGGACGCCGTGGTCCATGCCCGAACCTGCCCGGCTGACGCCCGATGAAAAGCGCGCCGCCTGGCTCGAGGCCGTGGGCTACATCGTGGCAGCTGGCCTGGCGGGCACACTGTCCACCCTTGTGGGCCAGCGGCTGGGCTTCGGCCACAACTACTGGGCCATGGTGGCTGCCGTTGTGCCGCTGGTGGGCCGCACCACCCGCCACCGGGTGGCCAGGGGCATCCAGAGAATCATCGGCACCGTGCTGGGCCTGATCGTGCTGGCGGGTGTGCTGCTGCTGAATCCTGCGCCCTGGCAGATGGTGCTGGTGATCGCCGCGTGCCAGTTCGGCGCCGAGATGTTCATTGCACGCCAGTACGTCCTGGCGCAGATCTTCGTTACGCCGCTGGCTCTCAGCGCCACGTTGCTGGCTGCGCCCGCTGCCCCCCAGGTGCTGTTGCGGGACAGGATCGTGGAGACAGTCATCGGCGCCGCCGTCGGCATTGCCGTAGTGGTTGCCCCCGCCGTGTGGCGGCGGATGCGGGCCCGGAGCGGCGCCCGGCCCCTCTCGGCGTAG